A window of the Planococcus citri chromosome 4, ihPlaCitr1.1, whole genome shotgun sequence genome harbors these coding sequences:
- the RhoGEF3 gene encoding uncharacterized protein RhoGEF3 isoform X3, translating into MIANEDENVARNLKLIFNNMDAGKMYRDIESSHSQQHHQKHLRENECQPLINKQPLPLPRRYINRAHSTLNGTSQQNYLKSKSTNECSRSDSLIIEPPRRFSNEYEKELEMKLSTNTRRKLEKDNTLRSLSYYPILSPPPGFQDVDGIEYLENSENINPTNKGNGCGPAGTYMYPDLRSKTGLLNARNGSYYRTNKGATNCGYYAPSDRDKIPPSKSNYRRRMTADYAADHDQFNNRFKSESFNDKVGGFSSWRSESDPYPECSQYSYNCYCNHCRVGSVPSTLSHSIAGEPSYLDAFDDRGEQFDTPSIKSYHSYEPETPRRQKIRRAASFQARCANTYYLPESNGVDYFYGTQARSIPKNQSRNRYASFDDAYHDTRTNAIYSRSPNSYNYPYYYYNDCLPANNTNYNNRFQDCSCSYPNSLIEKPVTRKMSSSSSSIPIQGKNRTRYDDEYPIITDVHNQLYEEIYPTGKDRISHEMTNPPDIANISSYSRLENHNAYDPEFIRKQPDILQSAYYGSRCSSSLSTDPAAGSCLANYPTPYNDNAYLEELKRKSYSLPKSFQRNDKMRTDIKLQDNPVLLFHWRKHGIKGLLLNKKVAIPPSVMSETAPTTPIKDMPEKKKYGRLMKVGQYSSTPSLDDNSVKHINFDCDNKYRRDKFKNSKTATLNSADFRPTSQENIVSSSNLGDRVFHKFCKSFSLRFLRKPSDAEDDDHKSMSNGSSSNKVFCEPAPPKKSSNKFGPLAWRTSKERKNKMNGSVDRNDEIDSTSRHEVHQIKDREQPPKLECQQRIVRRTLSDLNGYCDIVKDKHFNATVPTKYKPPVPVVSKKHRQYNLRRTASQPLLSSRFSPALERKPLPSRAACSEDERALFSEDDMMSDSGSSVPSRKNSLEQGINEEVVIYAEAVWDHVAIESEELPFNAGDVIEVYNVLDREWWWGMCNGKSGWFPSDFVRLRVNQEETLESSLDSPTKLHTSLSIYSNDQVRSKIVCELISTERDFVKVLKDVKEAYIIECRNAKELFTMEDTFKIFGNWEQILAFQVLLLENLDLSLDSQAPHKTCVGNSFLKFQEHFRMYSDYCNNHPLSIATLQQLYQKAEYRNFFEKCRIKKNLIEIPLDGFLLTPIQRICKYPLQLAELLKYTESEHPDYDAIRNALNAMREVAVLINERKRRMESLEKLILWQQRIEGWEGDNLIENSSQLIHQNDVTKVFAGVWSTNVTLFLFDHQLVFCKKDILKRDFYMYKGRISLDNCEVIDIADGKDSLLGINIRHGIKIQNIQKNKWLLFSCRTHKEKLEWLEAFKREKELVLLDERNKLQITPVDRHLAYITATTCNSRHTFLKHKNKKFKRSFHNNGHFSRNTGSPHILGRKVGTWFMFGANRKNHRRINTKSQITSI; encoded by the exons ATGATTGCAAACGAAGATGAAAACGTCgctcgaaacttgaaattaatatttaacAACATGGATGCGGGTAAAATGTACAGAGATATCGAATCGTCGCACTCGCAGCAGCATCATCAGAAACACTTACGCGAAAACGAATGTCAGCCGTTGATTAATAAACAACCGTTACCATTACCTAGACGTTATATTAATAGAGCACATTCCACGCTCAATGGAACGAGtcaacaaaattatttaaaaagtaaaagtacTAACGAATGTAGCAGAAGCGATTCGCTAATAATTGAACCGCCTAGAAGATTTTCCAACGAGTACGAAAAAGAATTAGAAATGAAACTTTCAACCAACACCagaagaaaactggaaaaagacAACACGCTTAGATCTCTCTCCTATTACCCGATTCTTTCACCTCCTCCGGGGTTTCAAGACGTCGACGGCATCGAATACTTGGAAAACTCGGAAAACATCAATCCTACCAATAAGGGTAACGGTTGCGGCCCTGCTGGCACTTACATGTATCCGGATTTACGTTCGAAAACCGGATTACTTAATGCCCGAAATGGCAGCTATTACCGAACCAATAAAGGTGCTACAAATTGCGGATATTACGCTCCCAGCGATAGGGATAAAATACCGCCGAGTAAATCGAACTATCGAAGAAGGATGACTGCCGATTACGCCGCCGATCACGATCAGTTCAATAATCGTTTTAAATCGGAATCTTTCAACGATAAAGTCGGCGGATTTTCGAGTTGGCGTTCGGAATCCGATCCGTATCCAGAATGTTCTCAGTACTCTTATAATTGTTATTGCAACCACTGTCGTGTAGGTTCGGTGCCGTCTACACTAAGTCATAGCATAGCCGGCGAGCCGAGTTACCTGGACGCATTCGACGACAGAGGCGAACAATTTGATACACCTTCGATCAAGTCCTACCATTCGTACGAGCCAGAAACGCCGCGTAGGCAGAAAATTCGTCGAGCCGCTAGTTTCCAGGCGAGATGCGCGAACACGTATTATTTACCGGAAAGCAATGgtgttgattatttttatggCACGCAAGCTAGAAGTATTCCCAAGAATCAGAGCCGTAATAGATACGCCTCGTTTGATG aCGCCTACCATGACACGAGAACGAACGCCATTTATAGTAGATCACCTAACTCGTATAATTATCCATACTACTATTACAACGATTGCCTACCTGCCAATAACACTAATTACAACAATCGATTCCAAGATTGCTCGTGTTCATATCCAAATTCGCTGATAGAAAAACCAGTCACTAGAAAGATGAGCTCGAGTTCCAGTAGCATACCTATCCAAGGGAAGAACCGCACTAGATACGATGACGAATACCCGATCATAACCGATGTTCATAATCAGCTCTACGAAGAAATATACCCTACCGGTAAAGATCGAATAAGCCACGAAATGACAAATCCGCCCGATATCGCGAATATATCGTCGTATTCGAGATTGGAAAATCATAACGCCTATGACCCAGAGTTCATTCGAAAACAGCCAGATATTCTACAAAGCGCGTATTACGGTAGTAGATGCTCATCGTCTTTATCAACCGATCCAGCAGCGGGAAGCTGTCTAGCTAATTATCCTACGCCGTATAATGATAATGCATATTTGgaagaattgaaaagaaaatcgtaTTCTTTACCTAAATCGTTTCAACGTAATGATAAAATGCGTACTGATATCAAACTGCAAGATAA TCCTGTGTTGCTGTTCCATTGGAGAAAACATGGAATAAAGGGGCTCttgttgaataaaaaagtgGCCATTCCACCCTCAGTTATGTCAGAAACTGCTCCTACTACA CCAATAAAAGATATgccagaaaagaaaaaatacggTCGTTTAATGAAAGTCGGTCAGTACTCCAGTACTCCTTCTCTAGATGATAATTCAGTTAAGCATATCAACTTCGACTGTGataataa ATATAGAAgagataaatttaaaaacagcAAGACTGCCACCTTAAATTCGGCTGATTTCCGTCCCACATCTCAAGAAAACATTGTTTCTA GTTCAAATCTCGGTGACCGTGTGTTtcataaattttgcaaaagttttTCTCTACGGTTTCTAAGGAAACCGTCAGACGCTGAAGATGACGATCACAAGAGCATGTCCAACGGAAGCTCTTCGAATAAAGTATTCTGTGAACCAGCTCCACCAAAGAAAAGCTCCAACAA ATTTGGACCATTAGCCTGGCGTACTAGTAAAgaacgtaaaaataaaatgaacggTTCTGTCGATAGGAATGATGAAATTGACTCTACAAGTCGACATGAAGTACAT CAGATTAAAGATAGGGAACAGCCTCCAAAATTGGAATGTCAGCAGCGAATAGTCCGCCGAACGTTGTCTGATCTCAATGGATACTGCGATATAGTCAAAGACAAACATTTCAACGCTACAGTTCCTACTAAATATAAACCACCAGTTCCTGTTGTGTccaa GAAACATAGACAATATAATTTACGTCGAACAGCCAGTCAGCCTCTGTTAAGTAGTCGATTTTCACCAGCGTTAGAGCGAAAACCTTTGC CGTCCAGAGCAGCTTGTAGTGAAGACGAAAGAGCCTTGTTTTCTGAAGATGATATGATGTCTGATTCTGGATCTTCGGTACCTTCGCGAAAGAATTCTCTCGAACAG GGTATCAACGAAGAGGTTGTAATTTATGCTGAAGCTGTCTGGGATCATGTAGCTATCGAATCGGAAGAGTTGCCTTTCAACGCCGGTGATGTCATTGAAGTTTACAATGTCCTAGACAGAGAATGGTGGTGGGGTATGTGCAATGGTAAATCTGGATGGTTTCCTTCTGATTTCGTTCGA TTACGAGTAAATCAAGAAGAAACGTTAGAAAGCAGCTTGGATTCTCCGACTAAATTGCATACTTCGTTGTCAATTTATTCGAACGATCAAGTTAGATCGAAAATTGTTTGCGAACTGATTAGCACCGAGAGAGATTTCGTTAAAGTTTTAAAAGACGTGAAAGAA GCCTATATAATCGAATGTCGTAACGCGAAAGAACTTTTCACGATGGaagatactttcaaaatattcggTAACTGGGAACAAATCCTGGCGTTTCAAGTTTTATTACTAGAAAATCTGGACTTGAGCTTAGATTCGCAAGCTCCTCATAAAACTTGCGTTGGaaattcgtttttgaaattt CAAGAGCATTTCCGAATGTACTCCGACTACTGTAATAATCATCCTTTATCCATAGCCACCCTACAGCAGCTGTATCAGAAAGCCGAGTATAggaatttcttcgaaaaatgtAGGATTAAAAAGAACTTGATCGAAATCCCCTTGGATGGATTTTTATTAACGCCGATTCAGCGAATTTGCAAATATCCTTTACAATTGGCCGAGTTGCTCAAATACACCGAAAGCGAACATCCTGACTATGACGCTATTCGAAACGCGTTGAACGCTATGCGAGAAGTTGCTGTTCTTATCAATGAAAGGAAACGTCGAATGGAAAGTTTAGAAAAACTGATATTATGGCAGCAAAGAATTGAAGGATGGGAG GGTGATAATTTAATCGAGAATAGTTCGCAGCTTATTCATCAGAACGACGTTACCAAAGTTTTCGCTGGTGTTTGGTCAACAAACGTTACGCTGTTCTTGTTCGATCATCAACTCGTGTTCTGCAAAAAG GATATTCTAAAACGTGACTTTTACATGTACAAAGGAAGAATATCATTGGATAATTGCGAAGTAATCGATATTGCCGATGGCAAAG attCGTTGCTCGGTATTAATATCAGACACGGtattaaaatacaaaacatacaaaaaaacaaatggtTATTATTCTCGTGTCGAACGCATAAAGAAAAATTAGAATGGCTGGAAGCTTTCAAACGCGAAAAGGAATTGGTGCTCTTAGACGAACGTAATAAATTACAGATCACGCCAGTCGATCGGCATCTCGCTTACATCACTGCCACAACGTGCAATAGTCGACATAcctttttaaaacataaaa ataAAAAGTTCAAGAGATCGTTCCACAATAATGGACATTTCAGCAGGAACACCGGATCGCCGCACATTTTAGGCAGAAAAGTTGGCACATGGTTTATGTTCGGAGCGAACAGAAAAAACCATCGAAGAATTAACACCAAAAGTCAAATAACATCTATTTAA
- the RhoGEF3 gene encoding uncharacterized protein RhoGEF3 isoform X2, with protein MKSGGPNVSVLHLRSTSEPWMIANEDENVARNLKLIFNNMDAGKMYRDIESSHSQQHHQKHLRENECQPLINKQPLPLPRRYINRAHSTLNGTSQQNYLKSKSTNECSRSDSLIIEPPRRFSNEYEKELEMKLSTNTRRKLEKDNTLRSLSYYPILSPPPGFQDVDGIEYLENSENINPTNKGNGCGPAGTYMYPDLRSKTGLLNARNGSYYRTNKGATNCGYYAPSDRDKIPPSKSNYRRRMTADYAADHDQFNNRFKSESFNDKVGGFSSWRSESDPYPECSQYSYNCYCNHCRVGSVPSTLSHSIAGEPSYLDAFDDRGEQFDTPSIKSYHSYEPETPRRQKIRRAASFQARCANTYYLPESNGVDYFYGTQARSIPKNQSRNRYASFDDAYHDTRTNAIYSRSPNSYNYPYYYYNDCLPANNTNYNNRFQDCSCSYPNSLIEKPVTRKMSSSSSSIPIQGKNRTRYDDEYPIITDVHNQLYEEIYPTGKDRISHEMTNPPDIANISSYSRLENHNAYDPEFIRKQPDILQSAYYGSRCSSSLSTDPAAGSCLANYPTPYNDNAYLEELKRKSYSLPKSFQRNDKMRTDIKLQDNPVLLFHWRKHGIKGLLLNKKVAIPPSVMSETAPTTPIKDMPEKKKYGRLMKVGQYSSTPSLDDNSVKHINFDCDNKYRRDKFKNSKTATLNSADFRPTSQENIVSSSNLGDRVFHKFCKSFSLRFLRKPSDAEDDDHKSMSNGSSSNKVFCEPAPPKKSSNKFGPLAWRTSKERKNKMNGSVDRNDEIDSTSRHEVHIKDREQPPKLECQQRIVRRTLSDLNGYCDIVKDKHFNATVPTKYKPPVPVVSKKHRQYNLRRTASQPLLSSRFSPALERKPLPSRAACSEDERALFSEDDMMSDSGSSVPSRKNSLEQGINEEVVIYAEAVWDHVAIESEELPFNAGDVIEVYNVLDREWWWGMCNGKSGWFPSDFVRLRVNQEETLESSLDSPTKLHTSLSIYSNDQVRSKIVCELISTERDFVKVLKDVKEAYIIECRNAKELFTMEDTFKIFGNWEQILAFQVLLLENLDLSLDSQAPHKTCVGNSFLKFQEHFRMYSDYCNNHPLSIATLQQLYQKAEYRNFFEKCRIKKNLIEIPLDGFLLTPIQRICKYPLQLAELLKYTESEHPDYDAIRNALNAMREVAVLINERKRRMESLEKLILWQQRIEGWEGDNLIENSSQLIHQNDVTKVFAGVWSTNVTLFLFDHQLVFCKKDILKRDFYMYKGRISLDNCEVIDIADGKDSLLGINIRHGIKIQNIQKNKWLLFSCRTHKEKLEWLEAFKREKELVLLDERNKLQITPVDRHLAYITATTCNSRHTFLKHKNKKFKRSFHNNGHFSRNTGSPHILGRKVGTWFMFGANRKNHRRINTKSQITSI; from the exons cgGGCCAAATGTATCCGTGTTACATTTACGAAGCACTTCGGAGCCGTGGATGATTGCAAACGAAGATGAAAACGTCgctcgaaacttgaaattaatatttaacAACATGGATGCGGGTAAAATGTACAGAGATATCGAATCGTCGCACTCGCAGCAGCATCATCAGAAACACTTACGCGAAAACGAATGTCAGCCGTTGATTAATAAACAACCGTTACCATTACCTAGACGTTATATTAATAGAGCACATTCCACGCTCAATGGAACGAGtcaacaaaattatttaaaaagtaaaagtacTAACGAATGTAGCAGAAGCGATTCGCTAATAATTGAACCGCCTAGAAGATTTTCCAACGAGTACGAAAAAGAATTAGAAATGAAACTTTCAACCAACACCagaagaaaactggaaaaagacAACACGCTTAGATCTCTCTCCTATTACCCGATTCTTTCACCTCCTCCGGGGTTTCAAGACGTCGACGGCATCGAATACTTGGAAAACTCGGAAAACATCAATCCTACCAATAAGGGTAACGGTTGCGGCCCTGCTGGCACTTACATGTATCCGGATTTACGTTCGAAAACCGGATTACTTAATGCCCGAAATGGCAGCTATTACCGAACCAATAAAGGTGCTACAAATTGCGGATATTACGCTCCCAGCGATAGGGATAAAATACCGCCGAGTAAATCGAACTATCGAAGAAGGATGACTGCCGATTACGCCGCCGATCACGATCAGTTCAATAATCGTTTTAAATCGGAATCTTTCAACGATAAAGTCGGCGGATTTTCGAGTTGGCGTTCGGAATCCGATCCGTATCCAGAATGTTCTCAGTACTCTTATAATTGTTATTGCAACCACTGTCGTGTAGGTTCGGTGCCGTCTACACTAAGTCATAGCATAGCCGGCGAGCCGAGTTACCTGGACGCATTCGACGACAGAGGCGAACAATTTGATACACCTTCGATCAAGTCCTACCATTCGTACGAGCCAGAAACGCCGCGTAGGCAGAAAATTCGTCGAGCCGCTAGTTTCCAGGCGAGATGCGCGAACACGTATTATTTACCGGAAAGCAATGgtgttgattatttttatggCACGCAAGCTAGAAGTATTCCCAAGAATCAGAGCCGTAATAGATACGCCTCGTTTGATG aCGCCTACCATGACACGAGAACGAACGCCATTTATAGTAGATCACCTAACTCGTATAATTATCCATACTACTATTACAACGATTGCCTACCTGCCAATAACACTAATTACAACAATCGATTCCAAGATTGCTCGTGTTCATATCCAAATTCGCTGATAGAAAAACCAGTCACTAGAAAGATGAGCTCGAGTTCCAGTAGCATACCTATCCAAGGGAAGAACCGCACTAGATACGATGACGAATACCCGATCATAACCGATGTTCATAATCAGCTCTACGAAGAAATATACCCTACCGGTAAAGATCGAATAAGCCACGAAATGACAAATCCGCCCGATATCGCGAATATATCGTCGTATTCGAGATTGGAAAATCATAACGCCTATGACCCAGAGTTCATTCGAAAACAGCCAGATATTCTACAAAGCGCGTATTACGGTAGTAGATGCTCATCGTCTTTATCAACCGATCCAGCAGCGGGAAGCTGTCTAGCTAATTATCCTACGCCGTATAATGATAATGCATATTTGgaagaattgaaaagaaaatcgtaTTCTTTACCTAAATCGTTTCAACGTAATGATAAAATGCGTACTGATATCAAACTGCAAGATAA TCCTGTGTTGCTGTTCCATTGGAGAAAACATGGAATAAAGGGGCTCttgttgaataaaaaagtgGCCATTCCACCCTCAGTTATGTCAGAAACTGCTCCTACTACA CCAATAAAAGATATgccagaaaagaaaaaatacggTCGTTTAATGAAAGTCGGTCAGTACTCCAGTACTCCTTCTCTAGATGATAATTCAGTTAAGCATATCAACTTCGACTGTGataataa ATATAGAAgagataaatttaaaaacagcAAGACTGCCACCTTAAATTCGGCTGATTTCCGTCCCACATCTCAAGAAAACATTGTTTCTA GTTCAAATCTCGGTGACCGTGTGTTtcataaattttgcaaaagttttTCTCTACGGTTTCTAAGGAAACCGTCAGACGCTGAAGATGACGATCACAAGAGCATGTCCAACGGAAGCTCTTCGAATAAAGTATTCTGTGAACCAGCTCCACCAAAGAAAAGCTCCAACAA ATTTGGACCATTAGCCTGGCGTACTAGTAAAgaacgtaaaaataaaatgaacggTTCTGTCGATAGGAATGATGAAATTGACTCTACAAGTCGACATGAAGTACAT ATTAAAGATAGGGAACAGCCTCCAAAATTGGAATGTCAGCAGCGAATAGTCCGCCGAACGTTGTCTGATCTCAATGGATACTGCGATATAGTCAAAGACAAACATTTCAACGCTACAGTTCCTACTAAATATAAACCACCAGTTCCTGTTGTGTccaa GAAACATAGACAATATAATTTACGTCGAACAGCCAGTCAGCCTCTGTTAAGTAGTCGATTTTCACCAGCGTTAGAGCGAAAACCTTTGC CGTCCAGAGCAGCTTGTAGTGAAGACGAAAGAGCCTTGTTTTCTGAAGATGATATGATGTCTGATTCTGGATCTTCGGTACCTTCGCGAAAGAATTCTCTCGAACAG GGTATCAACGAAGAGGTTGTAATTTATGCTGAAGCTGTCTGGGATCATGTAGCTATCGAATCGGAAGAGTTGCCTTTCAACGCCGGTGATGTCATTGAAGTTTACAATGTCCTAGACAGAGAATGGTGGTGGGGTATGTGCAATGGTAAATCTGGATGGTTTCCTTCTGATTTCGTTCGA TTACGAGTAAATCAAGAAGAAACGTTAGAAAGCAGCTTGGATTCTCCGACTAAATTGCATACTTCGTTGTCAATTTATTCGAACGATCAAGTTAGATCGAAAATTGTTTGCGAACTGATTAGCACCGAGAGAGATTTCGTTAAAGTTTTAAAAGACGTGAAAGAA GCCTATATAATCGAATGTCGTAACGCGAAAGAACTTTTCACGATGGaagatactttcaaaatattcggTAACTGGGAACAAATCCTGGCGTTTCAAGTTTTATTACTAGAAAATCTGGACTTGAGCTTAGATTCGCAAGCTCCTCATAAAACTTGCGTTGGaaattcgtttttgaaattt CAAGAGCATTTCCGAATGTACTCCGACTACTGTAATAATCATCCTTTATCCATAGCCACCCTACAGCAGCTGTATCAGAAAGCCGAGTATAggaatttcttcgaaaaatgtAGGATTAAAAAGAACTTGATCGAAATCCCCTTGGATGGATTTTTATTAACGCCGATTCAGCGAATTTGCAAATATCCTTTACAATTGGCCGAGTTGCTCAAATACACCGAAAGCGAACATCCTGACTATGACGCTATTCGAAACGCGTTGAACGCTATGCGAGAAGTTGCTGTTCTTATCAATGAAAGGAAACGTCGAATGGAAAGTTTAGAAAAACTGATATTATGGCAGCAAAGAATTGAAGGATGGGAG GGTGATAATTTAATCGAGAATAGTTCGCAGCTTATTCATCAGAACGACGTTACCAAAGTTTTCGCTGGTGTTTGGTCAACAAACGTTACGCTGTTCTTGTTCGATCATCAACTCGTGTTCTGCAAAAAG GATATTCTAAAACGTGACTTTTACATGTACAAAGGAAGAATATCATTGGATAATTGCGAAGTAATCGATATTGCCGATGGCAAAG attCGTTGCTCGGTATTAATATCAGACACGGtattaaaatacaaaacatacaaaaaaacaaatggtTATTATTCTCGTGTCGAACGCATAAAGAAAAATTAGAATGGCTGGAAGCTTTCAAACGCGAAAAGGAATTGGTGCTCTTAGACGAACGTAATAAATTACAGATCACGCCAGTCGATCGGCATCTCGCTTACATCACTGCCACAACGTGCAATAGTCGACATAcctttttaaaacataaaa ataAAAAGTTCAAGAGATCGTTCCACAATAATGGACATTTCAGCAGGAACACCGGATCGCCGCACATTTTAGGCAGAAAAGTTGGCACATGGTTTATGTTCGGAGCGAACAGAAAAAACCATCGAAGAATTAACACCAAAAGTCAAATAACATCTATTTAA